The following are encoded together in the Methylorubrum sp. B1-46 genome:
- the queF gene encoding preQ(1) synthase gives MDSIETHAKQLGRQTPLPTSPEAAQLDRVPNPHADTDYLARFTAPEFTSLCPVTGQPDFATLVIDYVPDRWLVESKSLKLYLGAFRNHGAFHEDCTVGIGRRLVAVLEPRWLRIGGYWYPRGGIPIDVFWQTGEPPKSVWLPDQGVAPYRGRG, from the coding sequence ATGGATTCGATCGAGACTCACGCCAAGCAACTCGGACGGCAGACGCCGCTGCCGACCTCGCCGGAGGCCGCACAGCTCGACCGCGTGCCCAACCCGCATGCCGACACCGATTACCTTGCTCGCTTCACGGCGCCGGAATTCACCTCGCTCTGTCCGGTGACGGGTCAGCCGGATTTCGCCACCCTCGTCATCGACTACGTGCCGGACCGCTGGCTCGTAGAGTCAAAGTCGCTGAAGCTCTATCTCGGGGCCTTCCGCAACCACGGCGCCTTCCACGAGGATTGCACCGTCGGGATCGGTCGGCGGCTCGTCGCCGTGCTCGAACCGCGCTGGCTGCGCATCGGCGGCTACTGGTATCCCCGCGGCGGCATCCCGATCGATGTCTTTTGGCAGACCGGCGAGCCGCCCAAATCCGTCTGGCTGCCGGACCAGGGCGTCGCCCCCTATCGCGGCCGGGGCTGA
- a CDS encoding chloride channel protein: MSPSTSPPATAPLVQAPARLRAWVRGSEVALVLLAAVTGCVGGLTVAAMSGASQFLREILYRLPAGQRLSSLTDLPSEGLMGLPFLAPALGGAVLGLLLLISTRGRGKNKRAVVDPIEANALHGGRMSLRGSLDVAVQNVVSNGCGASVGLEAGYTQVAAGIASRLGIAFEMRRSDLRTLVGCGAAAAIAAAFGSPLTGAFYAFELIIGTYTIATLAPVVVAALCGSLVMRALAPQPAFVDVGALALAKNTAVDAGDTLPCLALGLACAGLAVLLMRGVTLVEQGFRASRLPAPLRPILGGLCVGGLALATTPQVLSAGHGALHIYLAPEATAGLGALAGLVVAKAAASAMSIGSGFRGGLFFASLFLGALVGRLFAGLAPMVWPGFEAFGLAPVGYAVVGMSAFAVAIVGGPLTMTFLALEMTGSFPVTGLVLASVIASSLTVRKTFGYSFATWRFHLRGETIRSAHDVGWMRNLTVGRMMRKDIRPVALDTPMATFLRAHPLGSPSRVIVVDEHDRYAGVVLVPEAHARAAENGGETPRLADVVRYPKSFLLADMSVKQAAAAFDEAESETLAVLDDAQSRKVIGLLTESHTLKRYSEELDRQRRAMLGEAA, from the coding sequence ATGAGTCCGTCCACATCTCCCCCCGCCACGGCTCCCCTGGTTCAGGCGCCAGCGCGGCTTCGGGCCTGGGTGCGGGGAAGCGAAGTGGCCCTCGTGCTGCTCGCAGCCGTCACGGGCTGCGTCGGAGGCCTCACCGTGGCGGCCATGAGCGGCGCCAGCCAGTTCCTGCGCGAGATCCTCTACCGGCTTCCCGCCGGCCAGCGCCTGAGCAGCCTGACGGACCTTCCCTCCGAGGGCCTGATGGGCCTTCCTTTCCTGGCTCCGGCGCTGGGCGGCGCGGTTCTCGGCCTGCTGCTCCTCATCTCGACCCGGGGCCGCGGCAAGAACAAGCGCGCCGTGGTCGATCCCATCGAGGCCAACGCGCTGCATGGCGGGCGGATGTCGCTGCGCGGCTCCCTCGACGTGGCGGTGCAGAACGTGGTCTCGAACGGCTGCGGCGCCTCGGTCGGGCTGGAGGCGGGCTATACGCAGGTCGCGGCGGGGATCGCCTCGCGGCTCGGCATCGCCTTCGAGATGCGCCGCTCGGACCTGCGGACCTTGGTCGGCTGCGGCGCGGCCGCCGCCATCGCCGCCGCCTTCGGCTCGCCGCTCACCGGCGCCTTCTACGCGTTCGAGCTCATCATCGGCACCTACACCATCGCGACGCTCGCCCCCGTCGTCGTCGCGGCCCTGTGCGGCAGCCTCGTCATGCGGGCGCTTGCGCCGCAGCCTGCCTTCGTCGATGTCGGCGCACTGGCGCTGGCCAAGAATACGGCAGTGGATGCCGGCGACACGCTGCCCTGCCTCGCCCTCGGGCTCGCCTGTGCCGGACTCGCGGTGCTGCTGATGCGCGGCGTCACGCTGGTGGAGCAGGGTTTTCGCGCCTCGCGCCTGCCCGCGCCCTTGCGGCCGATCCTAGGCGGCCTGTGCGTCGGCGGTCTTGCGCTGGCGACGACACCTCAGGTTCTCTCCGCCGGACACGGAGCGCTCCACATCTACCTCGCGCCCGAGGCGACCGCCGGGCTCGGAGCCCTCGCCGGACTCGTCGTCGCCAAGGCGGCGGCATCCGCGATGTCGATCGGCTCGGGCTTTCGCGGTGGCCTGTTCTTCGCCTCGCTGTTCCTCGGCGCATTGGTCGGCCGCCTGTTCGCCGGCCTCGCACCGATGGTCTGGCCCGGTTTCGAAGCGTTCGGCCTCGCCCCCGTCGGCTACGCCGTGGTCGGCATGAGCGCGTTTGCCGTCGCCATCGTCGGCGGGCCTCTCACCATGACCTTCCTCGCCCTCGAGATGACCGGAAGCTTCCCTGTGACCGGGCTCGTGCTCGCCTCGGTGATCGCCTCCTCGCTCACGGTGCGGAAGACCTTCGGCTATTCCTTCGCCACGTGGCGCTTCCACCTGCGCGGCGAGACCATCCGCAGCGCCCACGATGTCGGCTGGATGCGCAACCTCACAGTCGGGCGGATGATGCGCAAGGACATCCGGCCGGTCGCCCTCGACACGCCGATGGCGACGTTCCTTCGCGCGCACCCGCTGGGCTCACCCTCGCGGGTGATCGTGGTGGACGAGCACGACCGCTATGCGGGGGTCGTGCTCGTGCCCGAGGCCCATGCCCGCGCCGCAGAGAATGGCGGCGAGACGCCGCGTCTGGCCGACGTCGTCCGTTATCCGAAATCATTCCTGCTCGCCGACATGAGCGTCAAGCAGGCGGCGGCAGCCTTCGACGAGGCCGAGAGCGAGACCCTCGCCGTGCTCGACGATGCGCAGAGCCGCAAGGTGATCGGATTGCTGACGGAGAGCCACACGCTGAAGCGCTACAGCGAGGAACTCGACCGCCAGCGCCGTGCCATGCTCGGCGAAGCGGCGTGA
- a CDS encoding cupredoxin domain-containing protein — MSDTCRHKGAVNRRRAGSALLLASLTASGAALALAGDTISLRVTQKGRAFAPGAISVQAGEAIAIVNDDGELVHHAYLESPDFSFDTGEQLPGSRTVVRFPKSGHFTILCGIHPKMKLTVSVK; from the coding sequence ATGAGCGACACGTGCCGGCACAAGGGCGCGGTCAACCGGCGGCGTGCGGGCTCGGCCCTGCTGCTCGCATCCCTCACCGCATCCGGCGCAGCCCTGGCGCTCGCCGGCGACACCATCTCCCTCAGAGTGACTCAGAAGGGCCGTGCCTTCGCCCCCGGTGCCATCTCGGTGCAGGCCGGCGAAGCCATCGCGATCGTCAACGACGATGGAGAGCTTGTGCACCACGCCTATCTCGAAAGCCCGGACTTCAGCTTCGACACCGGTGAACAGCTCCCCGGAAGCAGGACGGTCGTTCGCTTCCCCAAGTCGGGCCACTTCACAATCTTGTGCGGTATCCACCCGAAAATGAAACTTACCGTTTCCGTCAAGTGA
- a CDS encoding manganese catalase family protein — protein sequence MYYFDKRLQYPVRVESPDPIYARMLQQAIGGVEGEIRVCMQYFFQAWGNRAPNTKYRDMLLHTATEEIGHIEMLATAVAMNLENAPTKVQEAGAADAIVGAVMGGENPRHIAEGMLHKHLLSSGMAAFPGNSDGVPFDMNHIYASGNLAADMYCNVAAEATGRTLAVRLSNATNDPGMKDMWSFLIARDTMHQQQWLSVIEEVGGHEGALPIPNSFPQSEENQKYNYSFFATNRDGVPPPEGRWTSGRSLDGKGEFNVVQNAPMGQEPVLGPARPDSGAQSEQIG from the coding sequence ATGTATTATTTCGACAAGCGTCTCCAATATCCTGTGCGGGTTGAGAGCCCAGACCCGATTTATGCCCGGATGCTGCAGCAGGCGATCGGTGGTGTCGAGGGCGAGATCCGCGTCTGTATGCAGTACTTCTTCCAGGCTTGGGGCAATCGCGCGCCCAACACGAAGTACCGCGACATGCTGCTCCACACGGCGACTGAGGAAATCGGTCACATCGAGATGCTCGCGACCGCCGTGGCGATGAATCTGGAGAACGCGCCCACCAAGGTTCAGGAGGCCGGCGCGGCTGATGCCATCGTCGGCGCCGTGATGGGTGGCGAGAACCCGCGCCACATCGCCGAGGGCATGCTGCACAAGCACCTGCTCTCCTCAGGCATGGCCGCCTTCCCCGGCAATTCCGACGGCGTGCCGTTCGACATGAACCACATCTACGCCAGCGGAAACCTCGCGGCCGACATGTATTGCAACGTCGCCGCCGAGGCGACGGGCCGGACGCTCGCGGTGCGCCTGTCCAATGCCACCAACGATCCCGGCATGAAGGACATGTGGAGCTTCCTCATCGCCCGCGACACAATGCACCAGCAGCAATGGCTCTCGGTCATCGAGGAGGTCGGCGGTCACGAAGGCGCCCTGCCGATCCCGAACTCCTTCCCCCAATCGGAGGAGAACCAGAAGTACAATTACAGCTTCTTTGCCACCAACCGAGACGGCGTTCCGCCGCCGGAAGGCCGCTGGACAAGCGGTCGCTCTCTCGACGGCAAGGGCGAGTTCAACGTGGTTCAGAATGCGCCGATGGGTCAGGAACCGGTGCTCGGCCCGGCCCGGCCCGACAGCGGTGCCCAGAGCGAGCAGATCGGCTGA
- a CDS encoding cytochrome-c peroxidase, with product MAWKIVGGAAALLSILLGGLAVATNGEPDRTAAFAEYRRPLSIPFPDDNPFQAAKAELGRTLFFEPALSRDGDRTCATCHIPGKDWTDSNPRAPRNDGGVMEFRTPTLLNVAWTETIFGWDGKFRGLETVARLPLTASGNMNMPPAEMVRRLSADPNYVAAFAKAFPEPVAEGGPVTQARIEQALATFQRLIVSGPAPFDRWVEGDAQALGAAAKRGFDLFNGKANCAACHSSWNFTDGSFHDIGVAGEGAIGRGKFFPNSTALRHAFKTPTLRNVARRPPYMHDGSLTTLAEVVDLYDRGGIDRPSRSRDIRPLHLSAREKADLIAFMESLDDDGAEGPAYLPIGSEPPRP from the coding sequence ATGGCTTGGAAAATCGTGGGGGGCGCGGCGGCCCTCCTATCGATTCTGCTGGGAGGCTTGGCGGTCGCGACGAACGGCGAGCCCGACCGAACGGCCGCGTTTGCCGAGTACCGGCGACCGCTGTCGATTCCGTTTCCCGATGACAATCCGTTCCAGGCCGCCAAGGCCGAACTGGGCCGCACCCTGTTCTTCGAGCCGGCCCTGTCCCGGGACGGCGACCGAACCTGCGCCACCTGCCACATCCCCGGAAAGGATTGGACCGACTCGAACCCGCGCGCGCCGCGCAACGACGGCGGCGTCATGGAATTCCGCACGCCGACGCTGTTGAACGTCGCGTGGACCGAGACGATCTTCGGGTGGGACGGCAAGTTCCGCGGTCTCGAGACGGTGGCCCGTTTGCCGCTGACCGCTTCCGGCAACATGAACATGCCGCCCGCGGAGATGGTCCGGCGTCTGTCGGCCGATCCGAACTATGTCGCGGCCTTCGCGAAGGCGTTTCCCGAACCCGTTGCGGAAGGCGGACCGGTGACGCAGGCGCGGATTGAACAGGCGCTCGCCACGTTTCAGCGCCTGATCGTCTCCGGCCCGGCACCGTTCGACCGCTGGGTGGAAGGCGATGCGCAAGCGCTCGGTGCCGCGGCCAAACGCGGCTTCGACCTCTTCAACGGCAAAGCCAATTGCGCGGCGTGCCATTCGAGCTGGAACTTCACCGATGGCTCGTTCCACGACATCGGCGTCGCAGGAGAGGGGGCGATCGGCCGAGGGAAGTTCTTTCCGAACTCGACGGCTTTGCGCCACGCCTTCAAGACACCGACCCTGCGCAACGTCGCGCGCCGGCCGCCCTATATGCATGACGGATCGCTGACCACGCTGGCCGAGGTGGTCGATCTCTATGACCGCGGCGGCATCGATCGGCCCAGCCGCTCCCGCGACATCCGTCCGCTCCATCTCTCGGCGCGGGAGAAGGCCGACCTCATCGCCTTCATGGAGTCCCTCGACGATGACGGGGCCGAAGGGCCCGCTTATCTGCCGATCGGATCCGAGCCGCCGCGGCCGTAA
- a CDS encoding EAL domain-containing protein, with translation MNLPRQPLSEPRWRAALNAALRGVRTIRGRIFLAFLMLSAITAMLGGYAALGIMTTGSLVEKTYDQSLMSINYARAAATDLAALQATVARARLAGDAEERRTLETRIETLTQSFEEDLEIAAGRAQSERATREAAAAKDAVMHWLAARREFGPDQQTADVWQALDAHAAVAEQHIDLLINFTAGDGFSYRQAARAIVDRDVRLSVFVTSAAIVLTGIVALLLLRQIVRPVADASTVASRIAAGELTVTVPEGGADEFGALLRAMAVMRDNIAAMMQEEVAQRRSAQSLLADAVQGSIEGIIVVDAAGRIVLANDRAAALLGLDPADTQDRALSSASGSAVADTLLAMPGTGSLTAETRSADGRWLRISRSPTRDGGFVAVCSDMSLLKEQEEQLKRSNSQLDAALSNMLQGLCLYDAEGRLLVYNRRFCDMLGINAASLHPGMSLHEVTRLIEAVSGDDRAVDLLLQQQSLLQRGASGSLCCPIRKDCIVSLKQQPTAEGGWIATYEDVTQRYEAEERIITMARRDALTGLANRMVFGERLEEAATRLAEGDGPGFATLCLDLDRFKEVNDTLGHPIGDGLLRSVAERLQGCLRETDLVARLGGDEFAIVQAGTQVRSDASALARRLIAAFQQPFQLDGHTVIVGVSIGISLAPEHGTSPEKLLKSADLALYRAKATGRGCWSFFDEEMDLELRKRRALESDLRKAVDNDEFELVFQPIVKLDRQRISTCEALLRWRHPERGYVSPADFIPLSEETGTISQIGEWVLRKACCEAAAWPGGIGVAVNVSAVQFKNAAVVRAVMEALSASGLPAHRLELEITESVLLNDSVTTLATLHTLKRLGVRVAMDDFGTGFSSLSYLQSFPFDKIKIDQSFVRNLDATGNARLIVRSVIGLGRSLGITTTAEGIETEAQLEQLRLEGCEEGQGYLFSRPVSAAAIRDLVANLGRNAA, from the coding sequence ATGAACCTTCCACGCCAACCCTTAAGCGAACCGCGGTGGCGTGCGGCCCTCAATGCGGCACTGCGCGGCGTGCGCACCATCCGCGGTCGCATCTTTCTCGCGTTTCTGATGCTGAGCGCGATCACGGCGATGCTGGGCGGTTATGCCGCGCTGGGCATCATGACGACGGGGTCATTGGTCGAAAAGACCTACGATCAGTCCCTGATGTCGATCAATTATGCCCGTGCGGCCGCCACCGATCTCGCCGCGCTGCAAGCGACGGTTGCCCGCGCGCGCCTTGCCGGAGATGCCGAGGAACGGCGCACGCTCGAGACGCGGATCGAGACCCTGACGCAATCGTTCGAGGAGGATCTCGAGATTGCGGCCGGTCGCGCCCAATCGGAGCGCGCCACGCGGGAGGCGGCCGCGGCGAAGGACGCCGTCATGCACTGGCTCGCCGCCCGACGCGAGTTCGGCCCGGATCAGCAGACGGCCGATGTCTGGCAGGCGCTCGACGCCCATGCGGCGGTGGCCGAGCAGCATATCGACCTCCTGATCAACTTCACCGCCGGAGACGGTTTCTCCTACCGGCAGGCCGCGCGGGCGATCGTCGATCGCGACGTTCGATTGAGCGTCTTCGTGACGTCGGCCGCCATCGTCCTCACCGGAATCGTCGCGCTGCTCCTGCTGCGGCAGATCGTTCGGCCGGTCGCAGACGCCTCGACGGTGGCCAGCCGCATCGCGGCGGGGGAGCTGACCGTGACCGTGCCCGAGGGCGGGGCCGACGAGTTCGGTGCACTGCTGCGCGCCATGGCGGTGATGCGCGACAACATCGCGGCGATGATGCAGGAGGAGGTGGCCCAACGGCGCTCCGCCCAAAGCTTGCTGGCCGATGCGGTGCAGGGGTCGATCGAAGGGATCATCGTCGTCGACGCCGCGGGCCGCATCGTCCTCGCCAACGATCGGGCGGCGGCGCTGCTCGGGCTCGATCCGGCCGACACACAAGATCGCGCGCTCTCGAGTGCCAGCGGCTCGGCGGTTGCGGATACCCTTCTTGCGATGCCCGGAACCGGCAGCCTCACGGCCGAGACGCGGAGCGCCGACGGGCGTTGGCTGCGCATCAGCCGCAGCCCTACGCGGGACGGCGGTTTCGTGGCCGTCTGCAGCGATATGTCTCTGCTCAAGGAGCAGGAGGAGCAGCTCAAGCGCAGCAATTCTCAGCTCGATGCCGCCCTCAGCAACATGCTTCAGGGGCTCTGCCTCTACGATGCCGAGGGCAGATTGCTCGTCTACAATCGTCGTTTCTGCGACATGCTCGGCATCAATGCCGCCTCTCTGCACCCTGGCATGAGCCTTCACGAGGTCACCCGCCTCATCGAAGCTGTGTCCGGTGACGATCGGGCCGTCGATCTCCTGTTGCAGCAGCAATCCTTGCTCCAGCGCGGTGCCAGCGGATCGCTCTGCTGCCCGATTCGAAAGGATTGCATCGTCTCGCTCAAACAGCAGCCGACCGCCGAGGGCGGCTGGATCGCCACCTACGAAGACGTCACCCAGCGCTACGAGGCCGAGGAGCGGATCATCACCATGGCGCGCCGCGACGCGCTGACGGGTCTGGCCAACCGCATGGTGTTCGGCGAGCGCCTGGAGGAGGCCGCGACGCGCCTGGCCGAGGGAGACGGTCCAGGCTTCGCAACTCTCTGCCTGGACCTCGACCGCTTCAAGGAGGTCAACGACACGCTCGGTCATCCGATCGGCGACGGCCTGCTGCGCAGCGTCGCGGAGCGGCTACAAGGCTGCCTGCGGGAGACCGACCTCGTCGCCCGACTCGGCGGCGACGAGTTCGCCATCGTCCAGGCCGGAACGCAGGTGCGGAGCGATGCCAGTGCGCTCGCCAGACGCCTGATCGCCGCGTTCCAGCAGCCGTTCCAGCTCGATGGACACACCGTGATCGTGGGGGTCAGCATCGGGATCTCTCTCGCGCCGGAACACGGAACGAGTCCGGAGAAGCTGCTCAAAAGCGCCGATCTCGCCCTCTACCGCGCCAAGGCGACCGGGCGCGGGTGCTGGTCGTTCTTCGACGAGGAGATGGACCTCGAACTGCGCAAGCGTCGTGCGCTCGAAAGCGACCTCCGCAAGGCGGTCGACAACGACGAGTTCGAGCTCGTCTTCCAGCCGATCGTCAAGCTCGACCGGCAGCGGATCTCGACCTGCGAAGCGCTGCTGCGCTGGCGCCATCCCGAGCGCGGATACGTCTCGCCCGCCGACTTCATTCCGCTGTCCGAGGAAACCGGGACCATCAGTCAGATCGGCGAATGGGTCCTGCGCAAGGCCTGCTGCGAGGCGGCCGCTTGGCCGGGCGGCATTGGCGTCGCCGTCAACGTCTCCGCCGTGCAGTTCAAGAATGCCGCCGTGGTTCGGGCGGTGATGGAGGCGCTCTCCGCCAGCGGCCTGCCGGCGCATCGCCTGGAGTTGGAGATCACGGAATCGGTTCTGCTGAACGACAGCGTGACGACATTGGCAACGCTTCACACCCTCAAGCGCCTGGGCGTGCGGGTGGCGATGGACGATTTCGGCACCGGGTTCTCGTCCTTGAGCTACCTGCAGAGCTTCCCCTTCGACAAGATCAAGATCGACCAATCCTTCGTACGCAACCTCGACGCGACCGGGAATGCACGCCTGATCGTGCGCTCCGTGATCGGACTCGGGCGCAGTCTCGGAATCACGACCACCGCCGAAGGCATCGAGACCGAAGCGCAGCTCGAACAATTGCGCCTCGAAGGATGCGAGGAGGGGCAGGGTTACCTGTTCAGCCGCCCTGTCTCCGCTGCGGCGATCCGAGACCTCGTCGCGAATCTGGGCCGGAACGCCGCCTGA
- a CDS encoding ferritin-like domain-containing protein, translating to MALDTREIYVTALKNTHALEMQALQIMERQVERLTRYPEMEEALRRHIEETHGQRTRLEEALQSLGDSPSTIKEGILGFVGNMMALGHTPAQDEILKNTYANHAFENFEIAAYESLLTIGEAAGQGGSLTGFRQSLQEEEAMARRVRELIGPTTKRYIDLTVAGEKADR from the coding sequence ATGGCGCTCGATACGCGCGAAATCTACGTGACAGCCCTTAAGAACACGCACGCGCTCGAAATGCAGGCCCTGCAGATCATGGAGCGTCAGGTGGAGCGGCTCACCCGCTATCCCGAGATGGAGGAGGCGTTGCGCCGCCACATCGAGGAGACGCACGGCCAGCGGACACGCCTGGAAGAAGCGCTCCAGTCGCTGGGCGACAGCCCCTCGACGATCAAGGAAGGCATTTTGGGTTTCGTCGGCAACATGATGGCGCTGGGCCATACGCCGGCGCAGGACGAGATCCTGAAGAACACCTACGCCAACCACGCCTTCGAGAATTTCGAGATCGCCGCCTACGAATCCCTGCTCACCATCGGCGAGGCGGCCGGGCAGGGCGGAAGCCTAACGGGCTTCCGGCAATCCCTGCAGGAGGAGGAGGCGATGGCGCGCCGCGTGCGCGAGCTGATCGGCCCGACGACGAAGCGCTACATCGACCTCACGGTCGCCGGCGAGAAGGCCGACCGCTGA
- a CDS encoding carbohydrate porin, producing the protein MRAKPTRRRVNVALRPTRGVLVFALSTLLCAATSQAEAQSSLPPLPLPLALPLTGAGGDPQTAVAQSRTSDQVSVTNQGSLQDALGPYGDPFGLRAVLAGRGITYVLTYIGEGFSNAAGGLRRGTTYGGRLDTALDIDLDRLIGWSGARFHTDFFQIHGHGLSRLYANNLTTVSGIEALPATRLFELWIEQRFLDDRFSVKIGQISADTEFAIAQSAVVFVNAGFGWPNVGAVVMPSGGPIYPLATPAIRLKYEPTLELSFQGALFNGDPAGTPPPGDDTDPQRRNRAGTNFRVNDPALLIGEVAYAYRSLPGTDHLPGTATLGGWYHFGRFDSPRLDEVRGRFLADPEASGIARRFRGDAGLYAMLDQTIYREPGRENAGASAFLRVSAVPSDRNLIDLYVDAGIAYRGLFAGRPNDTLGFGVIHSRISPAARAFDRDARLFGVGSGPLRSSETVFEATYQAELVPGFTLQPDLQYVMRPGGGLEDARGRRLRNATVIGLRATINY; encoded by the coding sequence TTGAGAGCGAAACCGACACGCAGGCGAGTAAACGTGGCGCTGCGTCCCACGAGGGGCGTCCTGGTCTTCGCCCTGTCCACGCTTCTCTGCGCCGCCACGAGCCAAGCGGAAGCGCAATCCTCGCTGCCTCCGTTGCCTCTGCCGCTGGCGCTCCCGCTGACAGGCGCGGGCGGCGATCCGCAGACCGCGGTGGCACAATCCCGGACGTCGGACCAAGTCTCGGTGACGAACCAGGGCTCGCTTCAGGATGCTCTCGGTCCCTACGGCGACCCGTTCGGTCTGCGCGCTGTGCTTGCCGGACGCGGCATCACTTACGTCCTGACCTATATCGGCGAAGGCTTCTCGAATGCCGCCGGCGGGCTGCGGCGCGGAACGACCTATGGCGGGCGCCTGGACACCGCGCTCGACATCGATCTCGACCGGCTCATCGGATGGAGCGGCGCCCGCTTCCACACCGACTTCTTCCAGATTCACGGTCATGGTCTGTCGCGGCTTTACGCCAACAACCTGACGACGGTGAGCGGCATCGAGGCGTTGCCGGCCACCCGCCTGTTCGAATTGTGGATCGAACAGCGCTTCCTCGACGATCGGTTCTCGGTGAAGATCGGGCAGATCTCGGCCGATACCGAATTCGCCATCGCCCAGTCGGCAGTGGTGTTCGTCAATGCCGGCTTCGGGTGGCCGAATGTCGGCGCGGTGGTGATGCCGAGCGGTGGGCCGATCTACCCGCTGGCGACGCCCGCCATTCGCCTGAAATACGAGCCGACGCTCGAACTCTCGTTCCAAGGCGCGCTGTTCAACGGCGATCCGGCGGGGACACCGCCGCCCGGCGACGATACCGATCCGCAGCGGCGCAACCGCGCCGGCACGAACTTTCGCGTTAACGATCCCGCGCTTCTGATCGGTGAGGTGGCTTACGCCTATCGCAGCCTGCCGGGCACGGATCACCTGCCCGGAACGGCAACCCTGGGCGGGTGGTATCACTTCGGCCGGTTCGACAGCCCGCGCCTCGACGAGGTGCGAGGGCGTTTCCTGGCCGATCCCGAGGCCAGCGGCATCGCCCGGCGCTTCCGGGGGGATGCAGGCCTCTACGCTATGCTCGACCAGACCATCTATCGGGAGCCCGGCCGGGAGAATGCCGGCGCCTCGGCCTTCCTGCGCGTCTCGGCTGTGCCGAGCGACCGCAATCTCATCGATCTCTACGTCGATGCCGGCATCGCCTACCGCGGCCTCTTCGCCGGGCGCCCCAACGATACGCTGGGGTTCGGCGTCATCCACTCGCGCATCAGCCCGGCCGCCCGCGCCTTTGACCGGGACGCGCGTCTCTTCGGCGTCGGATCGGGACCGCTGCGCAGCAGCGAGACCGTATTCGAGGCGACCTATCAGGCGGAACTCGTCCCCGGCTTTACCCTCCAGCCTGACCTGCAATACGTCATGCGGCCCGGTGGCGGCCTCGAGGATGCGCGCGGCCGTCGGCTGCGCAACGCCACGGTCATAGGCCTGCGCGCGACCATCAACTACTGA
- the kdsA gene encoding 3-deoxy-8-phosphooctulonate synthase, producing the protein MPETAPNPGPVVQTGGVAFANHLPLALIAGPCQLEGRNHALEVAAALKEMAGKLGIGLVFKSSFDKANRTSGHSARGVGLDEALPVFAEIRESLDLPVLTDVHEAEQCQRAAQAVDILQIPAFLCRQTDLLLAAAATGRAVNVKKGQFLAPWDMAHVAAKVTQAGNPNVIVTERGASFGYNTLVSDMRSLPIMARVTGGAPVVFDATHSVQQPGGQGATSGGQREFVAVLARAAVAVGVAGVFIETHPDPDRAPSDGPNMVALADLPGLVETLMAFDRLVKA; encoded by the coding sequence ATGCCCGAGACCGCCCCCAATCCAGGCCCCGTCGTCCAGACCGGCGGCGTCGCCTTCGCCAACCATCTGCCGCTGGCGCTGATCGCCGGCCCGTGCCAGCTCGAAGGGCGCAACCACGCCCTCGAAGTCGCCGCCGCCCTCAAGGAGATGGCGGGCAAACTCGGCATCGGCCTCGTGTTCAAGTCGTCCTTCGACAAGGCCAACCGCACCTCCGGCCACTCGGCCCGCGGGGTCGGCCTCGACGAGGCTCTGCCGGTCTTCGCCGAGATCCGCGAGAGCCTCGACCTACCCGTCCTCACCGACGTGCACGAGGCCGAGCAGTGCCAGCGGGCGGCGCAGGCCGTTGACATCCTGCAGATCCCGGCCTTCCTCTGCCGTCAGACCGACCTCCTGCTCGCCGCGGCCGCCACGGGGCGCGCGGTCAACGTCAAGAAGGGCCAGTTCCTGGCGCCCTGGGACATGGCCCATGTCGCCGCCAAGGTGACGCAGGCCGGTAACCCCAATGTCATCGTCACGGAGCGGGGCGCCTCCTTCGGCTACAACACGCTCGTCTCGGACATGCGCTCGCTGCCGATCATGGCCCGCGTCACCGGTGGCGCCCCGGTGGTGTTCGACGCAACGCACTCGGTGCAGCAGCCCGGCGGGCAGGGCGCCACCTCCGGCGGGCAGCGGGAGTTCGTCGCGGTGCTCGCCCGCGCCGCGGTGGCGGTCGGCGTGGCCGGCGTCTTCATCGAGACCCATCCCGATCCCGACCGGGCGCCCTCCGACGGGCCGAACATGGTGGCGCTCGCAGATCTTCCCGGCTTGGTTGAAACACTGATGGCTTTCGACCGCCTCGTTAAAGCGTGA